From Patescibacteria group bacterium, a single genomic window includes:
- a CDS encoding transporter: MIKFFYKTSKDKKVTILDKFKNNSWVYVENPTSEDVERLINEFGLDAGHLHDAEDIHEVPRFDIEDNILYVFLRFAYVSNDQIDTTPILLILKDNCIITITQIPFQRLELFLSGKIDFSTTHKILLLFRIFSQINETYNQYLKNLTKKLRTFTMSFENVRNRDIVQFVNIENVLYDFNTSLVRMEAVYNSLLNRKIFHLTDVERDLLEDVALACNQLVQITKENLRTIVNIREAYSTILTNNLNRIIKLFTSLTVILTIPTIIGTFYGMNVRLPFSQSPLAFHAIVAITIFIALILVIIFFRKDWL, from the coding sequence ATGATTAAATTTTTTTATAAGACTTCCAAAGACAAAAAGGTAACAATACTTGATAAGTTCAAGAACAATTCATGGGTCTATGTGGAAAACCCTACCTCTGAAGACGTAGAGAGGTTAATTAATGAATTTGGATTAGATGCAGGTCATCTTCACGATGCTGAAGATATACATGAAGTTCCTCGTTTTGATATTGAAGACAATATTCTTTACGTATTTTTGCGCTTTGCGTACGTAAGTAATGATCAAATTGACACGACTCCTATACTACTTATTTTAAAAGACAACTGCATTATCACCATTACACAAATTCCTTTTCAACGGCTAGAGCTTTTTTTAAGCGGAAAAATTGACTTTAGTACTACCCATAAAATTCTCCTACTTTTTCGCATTTTTAGCCAAATTAACGAGACATATAATCAATATCTAAAAAACCTTACTAAGAAACTTCGTACCTTCACAATGAGCTTTGAAAACGTAAGAAACAGAGATATCGTACAATTTGTAAATATAGAGAATGTTCTCTATGACTTTAATACCTCACTTGTGAGAATGGAAGCCGTATATAACAGTTTATTAAATAGAAAAATATTTCATCTCACCGATGTGGAACGGGATTTGCTGGAGGATGTAGCTTTAGCATGTAATCAACTAGTTCAAATTACAAAGGAAAATTTACGCACAATAGTCAATATTCGAGAGGCATACTCAACTATTTTGACCAATAACTTAAACAGGATTATTAAATTATTCACTTCTTTAACTGTTATTCTTACAATCCCCACAATAATTGGTACGTTTTATGGTATGAATGTTCGACTTCCTTTTTCCCAATCACCGTTGGCTTTTCATGCAATAGTTGCGATCACAATTTTTATTG
- a CDS encoding glycosyl transferase, with product MANLQKGVLDKVSHYLLKQKYSSEVIIVDDGSTDGSIQFIEKFVKENANFKLIKNRHTGKAGAVSTGMLNGKGEYLLFTDMDQATPIEEVEKLIPYFREGYDIVIGSRKSKREGAPWTRILMARGMMFLRTLVVGLHGIDDTQCGFKMFRNDVSKKLFGTLRKLHNGFKEVTGSSVTAGFDVELLYLGQKMGYKIKEVPVSWLYVETRRVNPLKDSFQGFLDLLIIKQNAIKGKYNI from the coding sequence ATGGCTAATTTACAAAAAGGAGTCCTCGATAAAGTCAGTCATTATCTTTTAAAGCAAAAATATTCATCAGAAGTAATCATCGTAGATGATGGATCAACAGATGGAAGTATTCAGTTTATTGAAAAATTTGTCAAAGAGAACGCAAATTTCAAACTTATCAAGAATAGACATACAGGTAAAGCAGGAGCAGTTTCAACAGGAATGTTGAATGGCAAGGGTGAATATCTACTTTTTACTGATATGGATCAAGCCACCCCAATAGAGGAAGTTGAAAAGTTGATTCCTTATTTTAGAGAAGGTTATGATATAGTGATTGGATCGAGAAAATCTAAACGTGAGGGTGCACCCTGGACACGTATATTAATGGCTCGTGGAATGATGTTTTTGCGAACACTGGTTGTTGGTCTTCATGGTATTGATGATACACAATGTGGTTTTAAGATGTTTAGGAATGATGTGTCAAAAAAACTCTTTGGCACACTGCGTAAACTTCATAATGGATTTAAAGAGGTTACAGGGTCTAGTGTTACAGCGGGATTTGATGTCGAACTTTTGTATCTAGGTCAAAAAATGGGATACAAAATAAAAGAAGTTCCTGTCAGCTGGCTTTATGTTGAGACTAGAAGAGTTAATCCTCTTAAAGATTCGTTTCAAGGATTTCTAGATCTTTTGATAATTAAACAAAACGCAATCAAAGGCAAATATAATATATGA
- a CDS encoding lipopolysaccharide biosynthesis protein, protein MQEIDIATITRRSIHGVFALVSRTFLIQIVMQLVSFLLTIYLLPEEYGMFYIVSAAIAFLAYFSDIGLAAALIQKKEELTKDDLRTTFTIQQALVLSVSIIALIFTDAVGKFYNLNNEGKLLYQVLIFSFVLSSLKTIPSILLERKLLFQKLVIPEIVETVAFSVTVLILAIQNFGIASFTYAVFLRGLLGLLTMYLIAPWRPQIGFSLNVAKRLLAFGVPFQANSILALLKDQLLVIYLGKALSLTQVGYIGVAQKLAYTPLRLFMDNIIRITFPSFSRLAETKYLGKAIEKTLFAISAFIFPASAGMVILMPYFIRVFPKYEKWEPVLLSLTFFSLNAILSSLSTPLTNALNAIGKIKITLHLMIFWTLATWILIPIFIGIFGFDGVSIASAFISVSVVAVVFLAKQYIPFSILSVIYPPFLATIIMAISLFFISTYIITSLQTLILAMLVGGGIYLLTLFLIAKKQILSDLELIRANLKR, encoded by the coding sequence ATGCAAGAAATTGATATTGCCACAATTACAAGGCGTTCCATTCATGGCGTTTTCGCTTTGGTCTCCAGGACGTTTCTGATACAGATAGTTATGCAGTTGGTGAGTTTTCTGCTTACGATCTATCTTCTTCCTGAGGAATATGGAATGTTTTATATTGTGTCAGCAGCAATTGCTTTTCTTGCTTATTTTTCTGATATTGGATTGGCAGCTGCTTTAATTCAGAAAAAGGAAGAGTTAACAAAAGACGATTTAAGAACTACATTTACAATACAGCAAGCACTTGTATTAAGTGTTTCAATTATTGCTCTTATTTTTACCGATGCTGTGGGTAAATTTTATAACCTCAATAATGAGGGAAAGCTCCTTTATCAGGTACTTATCTTCTCCTTTGTTTTATCATCGCTTAAGACAATACCTTCCATACTTCTTGAGAGAAAACTTCTTTTTCAAAAATTAGTCATTCCTGAGATTGTTGAGACAGTTGCGTTCAGTGTGACGGTTTTAATTTTGGCAATACAAAACTTCGGAATAGCAAGTTTTACCTATGCAGTTTTCCTGCGTGGTTTACTAGGATTACTTACAATGTATCTTATTGCTCCGTGGAGACCGCAGATAGGTTTTTCACTAAATGTGGCGAAGCGTTTACTTGCATTCGGTGTTCCATTTCAGGCAAATAGCATCCTAGCTTTGTTGAAAGATCAACTTCTTGTAATTTATCTAGGTAAAGCGTTATCACTTACGCAAGTGGGATATATTGGGGTAGCCCAAAAATTAGCATACACACCCCTTAGACTTTTTATGGATAATATTATTCGTATAACCTTTCCATCTTTTTCTCGATTGGCTGAGACTAAATATCTTGGTAAAGCCATAGAAAAAACACTATTTGCAATTAGTGCATTTATTTTTCCTGCATCTGCTGGCATGGTGATTCTTATGCCTTATTTTATTCGCGTTTTTCCCAAATATGAAAAATGGGAGCCTGTTCTTCTTTCACTAACATTTTTTTCTCTAAACGCAATTCTCTCTAGCCTATCAACGCCTTTGACCAATGCTCTCAATGCCATCGGAAAGATCAAGATAACATTGCATCTTATGATTTTTTGGACACTAGCGACATGGATTCTGATACCCATTTTTATTGGAATTTTTGGATTTGATGGAGTGTCTATTGCCTCAGCTTTTATTTCAGTAAGCGTTGTTGCAGTGGTTTTTCTTGCGAAACAATATATTCCTTTCAGTATCCTTTCCGTAATTTATCCGCCATTTTTAGCAACAATTATTATGGCCATCTCTCTTTTTTTTATTTCAACGTATATTATCACTTCCCTGCAAACTTTGATTCTTGCTATGCTAGTGGGAGGAGGAATATATTTATTGACCCTTTTTCTGATAGCAAAGAAGCAAATTCTATCAGATTTAGAATTAATTAGAGCTAATTTAAAAAGGTAA
- the lon gene encoding Lon protease, whose protein sequence is MDTKIEKVVPVIPIRDGIIFPNTDSVLTFGRPKSLAALESSYTQERIVCFVLQKNSRINDPSPEDLYTVGTLSRIERMIRADGEINAQVRGLSRVKILSYEKQDAFFVARVVELEEEVENSPEVTALCNHLTNEFRRAMNFGKSADFLVFMNIMSENSPSELSDLIASALDLKPQERQELLEMTNVKERLQKLVELLAKEIKVLELERRIASKTQERFEKGAREAILRERLKTIEKELGEDEGASEIKELLKKIKEAKMPEDVEEKAEKEVKKLQNMNQFNPEAGYIRNYIDWLVSLPWSIESKSEIDIKTAENILNEDHYGLPKVKERILEYLAVQKLAGKMKSPILCFVGPPGVGKTSLGKSIARALGRKFIRVSLGGIRDEAEIRGHRRTYVGALPGRIIQGIKDAGTKNPVFMLDEIDKVGADFRGDPSSALLEALDPEQNSEFSDHYLEVPFDLSNVMFITTANVLDTIPPALRDRLEIIHFAGYTHDEKFHIAKQFLLKKQREAHGLKEKNITITDAAINFVINHYTREAGVRNLERRIATIFRKVARKVAEGKKGRIIIDEKDIPKYLGPIKYSGTLIEKEDQIGMSTGLAWTEAGGDILFIEVALMPGKGSLILTGQLGDVMKESCQAALSYIRARASQFGIPDKVFQKTDIHVHVPEGAVPKDGPSAGLAITTAIVSALTKIPVKRTVGMTGEITLRGRALEIGGVKEKVIAAHRAGLKTIIMPKDNKKDLEEVPKEVLRDIKFRFVTHMDEVLEIALAKPLKVNYKKADEERRMESSHSVLTIHQSYKSN, encoded by the coding sequence ATGGATACAAAAATAGAGAAAGTAGTACCAGTTATTCCCATTAGAGACGGAATTATCTTTCCGAACACAGATTCCGTACTCACCTTCGGAAGACCCAAAAGCTTAGCTGCTCTTGAGTCATCATATACACAAGAGAGAATAGTTTGTTTTGTTCTCCAGAAGAACTCTAGAATCAATGACCCCTCACCAGAAGATTTATACACAGTTGGCACCCTCTCACGAATCGAACGAATGATCCGTGCAGATGGAGAAATAAATGCACAAGTGAGAGGTCTATCACGTGTAAAAATTCTTTCTTACGAAAAACAAGATGCATTTTTTGTAGCACGAGTTGTTGAACTGGAAGAAGAGGTTGAGAATAGTCCTGAAGTAACTGCTCTTTGCAACCACCTTACAAATGAATTCAGACGAGCGATGAATTTTGGTAAGTCAGCAGATTTTCTTGTTTTTATGAATATTATGTCTGAGAATTCTCCCTCTGAGTTGTCAGATTTGATAGCTTCAGCACTTGATCTCAAGCCCCAGGAGCGTCAAGAACTTCTTGAAATGACCAATGTTAAAGAAAGACTGCAAAAATTAGTTGAGCTTCTTGCCAAGGAAATCAAGGTACTTGAGCTTGAGAGAAGAATTGCATCCAAGACACAGGAAAGATTTGAGAAAGGCGCAAGAGAAGCAATATTACGCGAAAGACTCAAAACTATAGAAAAAGAACTTGGAGAAGATGAAGGAGCAAGTGAAATTAAAGAACTTCTTAAGAAAATAAAAGAGGCGAAGATGCCTGAAGATGTTGAGGAAAAAGCCGAGAAGGAAGTAAAAAAACTTCAGAATATGAATCAGTTCAATCCTGAAGCAGGTTATATCCGCAATTATATTGATTGGCTTGTCAGCCTACCTTGGAGTATTGAGAGTAAAAGTGAGATAGATATTAAAACAGCAGAGAACATTCTTAATGAGGATCATTATGGACTTCCTAAAGTAAAAGAGCGAATTTTGGAGTATCTTGCAGTTCAGAAGCTTGCCGGTAAAATGAAAAGTCCAATTCTTTGTTTTGTTGGACCACCTGGTGTTGGAAAGACATCACTAGGTAAATCAATTGCTCGAGCTCTAGGTAGAAAGTTTATCCGTGTATCACTTGGTGGTATTCGTGATGAAGCTGAGATCAGAGGACATAGAAGAACATATGTGGGAGCTCTGCCAGGAAGAATTATCCAAGGTATTAAAGATGCTGGAACAAAAAATCCTGTTTTTATGCTCGATGAAATTGATAAAGTAGGTGCAGACTTCAGAGGTGATCCATCAAGCGCTCTTTTGGAGGCACTGGATCCTGAACAGAACTCTGAATTTTCAGATCACTATCTAGAAGTGCCATTTGATCTCTCAAACGTTATGTTCATTACTACAGCAAATGTTTTAGATACAATTCCACCAGCTCTTCGTGATCGTTTGGAGATCATTCATTTTGCTGGATATACTCATGATGAGAAGTTTCATATCGCAAAACAGTTCTTACTAAAGAAGCAAAGGGAAGCTCATGGACTTAAAGAAAAGAATATAACAATTACTGACGCTGCAATTAACTTTGTCATTAATCACTATACAAGAGAAGCAGGAGTTAGAAATCTTGAGAGAAGGATTGCTACTATATTTAGGAAGGTTGCAAGAAAAGTTGCAGAAGGAAAGAAAGGCAGAATCATTATTGATGAAAAGGATATTCCCAAATATCTTGGACCTATTAAATATAGTGGGACACTAATTGAAAAAGAGGATCAGATTGGGATGTCAACAGGCCTTGCGTGGACAGAAGCAGGAGGAGATATTCTCTTCATCGAAGTTGCTCTCATGCCAGGAAAAGGCTCATTAATTCTGACAGGTCAGCTAGGAGATGTTATGAAAGAATCGTGTCAGGCAGCACTTTCCTATATCAGAGCCAGAGCATCGCAATTTGGTATTCCTGATAAGGTATTCCAGAAAACTGATATTCATGTCCATGTACCTGAGGGAGCAGTTCCCAAGGATGGACCATCAGCTGGTCTTGCAATCACGACGGCAATTGTATCAGCTTTGACAAAAATTCCTGTTAAGCGCACAGTAGGTATGACTGGTGAAATTACACTAAGAGGTCGAGCTCTTGAAATCGGTGGGGTGAAAGAAAAAGTAATTGCCGCCCATAGAGCAGGACTAAAAACTATCATTATGCCAAAAGACAATAAAAAAGATCTTGAAGAGGTACCAAAGGAAGTTCTCAGAGACATAAAGTTCAGATTTGTCACTCATATGGATGAGGTCCTTGAGATTGCACTGGCAAAACCGCTAAAAGTTAATTACAAGAAAGCAGATGAGGAGAGGAGAATGGAGTCTTCACATTCAGTCCTCACTATCCATCAATCATATAAATCTAACTGA
- a CDS encoding glycosyl transferase has translation MSKLSVVISVHNGERVLEECLRSVVWADEIVVIDHDSDDATASIAKKYTKVVVSRPNDPKNIDLQKNYGFEKATNEWILSLDADERVSADLAQEIKSVINNAVCEAYEIPRKNIIFGKWIQHSFWWPDYQVRLFKKGKGKYVEKGVHKQLKVDGPVGKLQNPLIHENYQSISQYIQKMDVYTENEASSLVQQGTHFNWRDALRMPVRDFLKTFFLQEGYKDGFHGLVLSTLQGFYTFLVIIKVWEKNGFKEEYNSAFLKTILKEWRKLQNEIFYWILSTLIISSRNPFKKFFYRIKRKIVMMRLRD, from the coding sequence ATGTCTAAATTATCCGTTGTAATTTCTGTACACAATGGCGAGAGAGTTTTGGAAGAGTGTTTAAGATCAGTTGTCTGGGCAGATGAGATAGTAGTAATAGATCATGATTCTGATGATGCGACAGCTTCAATTGCAAAGAAATATACGAAAGTAGTTGTGTCAAGACCCAATGATCCTAAGAATATTGATTTGCAAAAAAATTATGGATTTGAAAAAGCTACCAATGAGTGGATTTTAAGTCTTGACGCTGATGAGCGTGTTTCAGCAGATTTGGCTCAGGAAATTAAGTCTGTTATTAACAATGCAGTATGCGAAGCATATGAAATTCCTCGCAAAAATATAATTTTTGGTAAATGGATTCAACATTCGTTCTGGTGGCCTGATTACCAAGTCCGTCTTTTTAAAAAAGGTAAAGGAAAATATGTAGAAAAAGGCGTTCATAAGCAGCTTAAAGTGGATGGTCCAGTTGGCAAACTGCAAAACCCTCTTATCCATGAAAATTATCAGAGTATTAGCCAATATATACAAAAAATGGATGTTTATACTGAAAATGAAGCCTCATCACTGGTACAACAAGGTACGCATTTTAATTGGAGAGATGCGCTGCGTATGCCTGTTAGGGATTTTCTTAAAACCTTTTTCTTGCAGGAAGGATATAAAGATGGTTTTCATGGTTTAGTCTTAAGCACTTTGCAAGGTTTTTATACATTTTTGGTTATTATCAAAGTATGGGAGAAAAATGGTTTTAAGGAAGAATACAATTCTGCATTTCTAAAAACTATCTTAAAAGAATGGAGGAAACTTCAAAATGAGATTTTTTACTGGATACTTTCAACATTGATCATATCTTCAAGAAATCCCTTTAAAAAATTTTTCTATCGTATTAAGAGAAAAATAGTGATGATGCGACTTAGAGATTAA